One genomic region from Ornithinicoccus hortensis encodes:
- a CDS encoding acyl-CoA dehydrogenase family protein — translation MSPSTDRTTKKVWTLDQLGALDLGVAEEDLAIRDTTRKALADLARPHVAQWYLDGALPVRDLAKELGSLGLLGMHLDGYGCAGTSATAYGLVCAEVEAVDSGLRSLVSVQGSLAMFSIHAYGSEEQKQEWLPRMATGEAIGCFGLTEPDQGSDPGNMRTRARRDGDDWVLDGTKMWITNGSVASVAVVWAQTEDGIRGFVVPTDTKGFSAPEIKGKLSLRASVTSELVLEGVRLPDSAMLPGAKGLSGPLGALSEARYGIVFGAMGAARDALTTAIDYAGSREQFGRPIAGFQLTQAKLVDLGTDYITGMLLALQLGRLKDAGQITPQQVSLGKLNNVRRALAIARECRSVLGANGISSEYAPLRHAANLESVLTYEGTTEMHTLVLGQALTGHAAFRG, via the coding sequence ATGTCCCCGTCCACCGACAGGACCACCAAGAAGGTCTGGACCCTCGACCAGCTCGGCGCCCTGGATCTCGGTGTCGCCGAGGAGGACCTGGCGATCCGGGACACCACCCGCAAGGCGCTGGCCGACCTGGCCCGGCCGCACGTGGCCCAGTGGTACCTCGACGGGGCGCTCCCGGTGCGCGACCTGGCCAAGGAGCTGGGCTCCCTCGGGCTCCTCGGGATGCACCTGGACGGCTACGGCTGCGCGGGGACCAGCGCCACGGCATACGGCCTGGTCTGCGCCGAGGTGGAGGCGGTCGACTCCGGGCTGCGCTCCCTGGTGAGCGTGCAGGGCTCCTTGGCGATGTTCTCCATCCACGCCTACGGCAGCGAGGAGCAGAAGCAGGAGTGGCTGCCCCGGATGGCGACCGGTGAGGCCATCGGGTGCTTCGGCCTGACCGAGCCGGACCAGGGATCGGACCCCGGCAACATGCGCACCCGCGCCCGGCGGGACGGGGACGACTGGGTGCTGGACGGCACCAAGATGTGGATCACCAACGGCTCGGTCGCGTCGGTGGCCGTGGTGTGGGCGCAGACCGAGGACGGCATCCGCGGGTTCGTCGTCCCGACCGACACCAAGGGGTTCTCGGCGCCGGAGATCAAGGGCAAGCTGTCGCTGCGTGCCTCGGTCACTAGCGAGCTGGTGCTGGAGGGGGTGCGGCTGCCGGACTCGGCCATGCTGCCCGGCGCGAAGGGCCTGTCCGGCCCGCTGGGGGCGCTGTCCGAGGCCCGCTACGGCATCGTCTTCGGCGCCATGGGTGCCGCGCGGGACGCGCTGACGACCGCGATCGACTACGCCGGCTCGCGCGAGCAGTTCGGCCGGCCGATCGCCGGCTTCCAGCTGACCCAGGCCAAGCTGGTCGACCTCGGGACCGACTACATCACCGGGATGCTGCTGGCGCTGCAGTTGGGCCGGCTCAAGGACGCCGGTCAGATCACGCCGCAGCAGGTGAGCCTGGGCAAACTGAACAACGTGCGCCGCGCGCTGGCGATCGCCCGCGAGTGCCGCAGCGTGCTCGGGGCCAACGGGATCAGCTCGGAGTACGCGCCGCTGCGGCACGCCGCGAACCTGGAGTCCGTGCTCACCTACGAGGGCACCACGGAGATGCACACCCTGGTCCTGGGGCAGGCGCTCACCGGGCACGCCGCCTTCCGCGGCTGA
- a CDS encoding HAD-IIA family hydrolase, whose amino-acid sequence MTERIPVDCWLTDMDGVLVHEERALPGAADFIATLIDTGTRFQVLTNNSIYTPRDLRARLLSGGIDVPEDNIWTSALATATFLHAQREGGTAYVIGEAGLTTALHDVGYVLTDRDPDYVVLGETRTYSFEAITRAIRLVVGGARFIATNPDPTGPSADGPLPATGSVAALITRATGITPYYVGKPNPLMMRSALNRIDAHSEHTVMIGDRMDTDIVSGLEAGLRTVLVLTGSTSAAEVERFPYRPTAVHDSIESVVPLVREFYPEG is encoded by the coding sequence ATGACCGAACGGATCCCGGTGGACTGCTGGCTGACCGACATGGACGGCGTCCTGGTGCACGAGGAGCGGGCGCTGCCCGGCGCCGCCGACTTCATCGCCACCCTCATCGACACCGGGACCCGGTTCCAGGTGCTCACCAACAACTCGATCTACACCCCCAGGGACCTCCGGGCGCGGTTGCTCTCCGGCGGGATCGACGTGCCCGAGGACAACATCTGGACCTCCGCCCTGGCGACCGCCACCTTCCTGCACGCCCAGCGGGAGGGCGGCACGGCATACGTGATCGGCGAGGCCGGTCTGACGACCGCGCTGCACGACGTGGGCTACGTGCTCACCGACCGCGACCCCGACTACGTCGTCCTCGGGGAGACCCGCACCTACTCCTTCGAGGCGATCACCCGCGCGATCCGCCTCGTGGTCGGGGGCGCCCGGTTCATCGCCACGAACCCGGACCCGACCGGCCCCTCGGCCGACGGGCCGCTGCCGGCCACCGGGTCGGTGGCCGCGCTGATCACCCGGGCGACCGGGATCACCCCCTACTACGTGGGCAAGCCCAACCCGCTGATGATGCGCAGCGCGCTGAACCGGATCGACGCCCACTCCGAGCACACGGTGATGATCGGGGACCGGATGGACACCGACATCGTCAGCGGGCTCGAGGCCGGCCTGCGCACCGTCCTGGTCCTCACCGGGTCGACGTCCGCCGCCGAGGTGGAGCGTTTCCCCTACCGCCCGACCGCGGTGCACGACTCGATCGAGAGCGTCGTCCCACTCGTCCGGGAGTTCTACCCCGAGGGGTGA